The Aureispira anguillae genome contains a region encoding:
- a CDS encoding DEAD/DEAH box helicase, producing MKSNKNTTENILKRLQIDALNDMQQAMETAAQSAKNIVLLSPTGSGKTLAFLLSLLKTLEEKPTPAVQALILVPSRELALQITQVFRNMQTGFKVNCCYGGHPIKTELQNLQIAPTLLVGTPGRIADHLRRESFATEGIKHLILDEFDKSLELGFAKEMSFIIEQLHNLQRRFLTSATTAVEVPDFVHLEQPTTLNFLSKNQSNSLTTKALITQSEHRVRDFIKLVNYVGNSATLIFCNQRATVEKVSHLLFKKGIIHGIFHGGLEQKERELALIKFRNGSHNILVTTDLAARGLDIPTIQNIIHYQLPHTEAEFIHRNGRTARMEARGTAYLILEEDKPWRTYIDETIEYIELPLAIPPLKQPEWQTLYISAGKKDKVNKFDIVGTLFKKGQLQKEDLGLVVVKEYISYVAVKQNKTKQVIKNINKQRIKKKKVLIELAR from the coding sequence ATGAAATCGAACAAAAACACAACGGAGAATATACTAAAACGCTTGCAAATTGATGCGTTAAATGACATGCAGCAAGCAATGGAGACAGCTGCTCAATCTGCCAAAAACATTGTACTGCTCTCTCCTACTGGATCAGGGAAAACATTGGCTTTTTTATTGTCTTTACTAAAAACATTAGAAGAAAAACCAACACCTGCTGTCCAAGCACTTATATTGGTGCCCTCTAGAGAACTTGCGCTACAGATTACGCAGGTTTTTAGAAATATGCAAACAGGTTTTAAAGTTAATTGTTGCTATGGTGGGCATCCCATCAAAACAGAATTGCAAAATTTACAAATCGCTCCTACACTTTTAGTTGGTACACCAGGTAGAATTGCCGACCACTTGCGCAGAGAAAGTTTTGCAACAGAAGGTATAAAACACCTCATTCTAGATGAATTTGATAAATCATTGGAATTGGGATTTGCCAAAGAAATGTCTTTCATTATAGAACAACTACATAACCTACAAAGACGCTTTCTTACCTCTGCTACAACAGCGGTAGAAGTACCTGATTTTGTTCATTTAGAGCAACCTACTACGCTCAACTTCCTTTCAAAGAACCAATCCAACTCACTAACAACCAAAGCACTAATCACTCAAAGTGAGCATAGAGTTCGTGATTTCATAAAATTAGTCAACTATGTAGGGAATAGCGCAACACTTATTTTCTGCAACCAGAGGGCAACGGTAGAAAAAGTAAGCCACTTGCTCTTCAAAAAAGGAATTATACATGGTATATTTCATGGTGGCTTAGAACAAAAAGAGCGAGAACTAGCCCTCATCAAATTCCGAAATGGCAGCCACAACATCTTAGTAACAACAGATTTAGCAGCAAGGGGCTTAGATATTCCAACCATCCAAAATATCATTCATTATCAACTGCCGCATACAGAAGCTGAATTTATTCATAGAAATGGTCGTACTGCTCGGATGGAAGCCAGAGGAACCGCTTATCTAATTCTAGAAGAAGATAAACCTTGGAGAACTTATATTGATGAAACCATCGAATATATTGAGCTTCCTTTGGCTATCCCCCCTCTCAAACAACCAGAATGGCAAACCTTGTATATTAGTGCTGGCAAGAAAGATAAAGTTAATAAATTTGATATTGTTGGTACCCTCTTCAAAAAAGGACAGCTTCAAAAAGAGGACTTAGGTTTGGTGGTGGTCAAAGAGTACATTTCTTATGTAGCTGTCAAACAAAACAAGACCAAGCAAGTCATAAAAAACATTAACAAACAACGCATTAAAAAGAAAAAAGTTCTTATTGAGTTGGCTCGCTAA